Sequence from the Brevundimonas sp. SGAir0440 genome:
GCCCTGGCCCTGATCGAGCAGAGCGCCAGGAAGATGGTCGCCCTGGTTCACTTCGCCCGGGTCGCCTTCGGCGCCGCCACGACCAGCGAGACGTTCACCGCCCGCGAGATCGAAGGCCTGGTGTCCGGCATGGTCCAGGGCGGCCGCGCCTCGCTGGACTGGCGCATAGCCGACGGCGAGTTCACCAAGCCCCAGGCCCGCGCTTTGACCAACCTCGCCTATCTGACGGTCGGCGCCCTGCCGATGGGCGGCGTCGCCACCATTCAGTCGCGGGTGGAAAACGGCCTGCTCTATCTGGAAGGCTTCGCCGAGGGCGCCCGCGCCCGGCTGAAGCCCGAGGCCGTCACGGGTCTGGCCGGCGAACGCCTGGTCGAGGGCCTGGCCGGCCAGTGGATCCAGCCCTACTGGCTTTGGCTGACCGTGAACGAGGCCGGCGGCGCTCTACGCGTCAAGGTTGAAGACGGAAAGGTCGCACTGGTCGCGCGAATGCCCGCCTGAGGCGTTTCCAAACGACTCATTAACTGGCGTTTGAGATAAAAACAGTCCATCCGCCTCGGGTTAAAGCCGTCGTGTCATTGAGGGATCGACCTTGGACTTCCGAACCTGCCTGATCGTCGACGACAGCCGCATCATCCGCAAGGTTGCGCGCCGCATCGTCGAGGGCCTGGGCTATGAGGTCGATGAGGCGGCTGACGGCTCCGAAGCCCTGGCCTATTGCACCGGCGCCATGCCCGACGTCCTGCTGGTGGACTGGAACATGCCCGTGATGGACGGCATCACCTTCCTGCGTCGCCTGCGCGCCATGCCGGGCGGCAAGCAACCTAAGGTGCTGTTCTGCACGATCGAGACCCGCCCCGAGCGGATCGCCGAAGCCCTGGCCGCCGGCGCCGACGACTATGTGATGAAGCCGTTTGACGGCGAAATCCTGCAGTCCAAGCTCACGGAGGTCGGAGCGATCGCCGCATGACGCCTGAGGACTTCGACAAGCTGCAGTCCCTTCTCGCCACCCGCGCCGGCTATCGGCTGTCGCGGGATCGCATCCACCTGGCCGAACACCGGCTGGGTCCGATCGCGCGGCGCGAGGGCTACGCCAATGTCGAGGCCCTGCTGACGAACCTGTGGGCCAATCCGGTCGCCTCGCTGGCCTGGTCGGTGATCGAGGCCCTGCTGAACGCCGAGACCTGGTTCCGTCGCGACCGCACACCCTTCCGCATCCTCGAGACCGAGCTGCTGCCGGCCCTGTCCAAGGCGCGGCCCGACGGACGGATCAAGATCTGGTCGGCCGGCTGTTCGACCGGCCAGGAAGCCTGGTCCATCGCCATGGCGGCCAGGGAGATCGGCGTCGATGTCGATCTGGTCGCCACCGACCTGTCGCAGCGCGCGATCGAGAAGGCGCGCTCGGGCCTCTATACCGGCTTCGAGATCCAGCGCGGGCTCACGGCCAGGACCATGCTGCGCTGGTTCGAACCGCGGGAAGACCAGTGGATCGTCAAGGCCGAACTGGCCGACGCCGTGCGTTTCGGTCGCGCCAACCTGCTGGACGAACCGACCGATGACGCCCGTTTTGACGTCATCTTCTGCCGCAATGTCATGACCGATATGGACCCGTCGCGCCGGGCGCGTCTGCTCGACGGACTGGAGCGCCGCCTGATCGATGACGGCTGCCTGCTTCTGGGCGTGGACGAAAGCCTTGAAGGCGAGACGGTCGCCTTCCGCGCCGTGAACGGCCGCCGGGGCCTATATGTAAAGGCGCCGTCCGCGCTTCGCCGCGCCGCCTGACCCCGCCCTTCATGCGGGCGATCAGCCCGCGTGCAACTCCTGCTTCACCCGTTCCGCCAGGGTCTTGATGTCCAGCGGCTTGGGTAGGAAGGACACGCCCGTCTCGTCCTGCAACAGGTCCGAGAAGTCGCTCTCGGCATAGCCCGAGATGAACATGACCGGCGCGTCGCCCAGATATTTGCGCGCCTTCTTCAGCAAGGACGGCCCGTCCAGCCCCGGCATGATGACGTCCGAGATCATCATGTCGATCTGGCCGGCGTGTTCCTCGGCCAGCAACAGGGCTTCCTCGCCGTCGGCGGCCTCTATGACCTCATAGCCGCGTTGGCGCAGCAGGCGGGCGGCGATGCCGCGCACGGCGTCCTCGTCCTCGACGAACAGGATGCGGCCGGCGCCCGACAGGTCGCGCGGCGCCTTGGCCTTGACCTCGACCGGCTGAACCTCGGCCAGCTCCGCCTCGCCCGCCGCCGGCAGGAAGATGCGGAAAGCCGCGCCCATTATCTTAGAGTCTGGGCCTTCGATATTGCTGACGGTGATGTGGCCGCCCGCCTGCTGCACGATGCCATAGACGGTGGCCAGGCCCATGCCGGTGCCCTCGTTCACCGCCTTGGTGGTGAAGAAGGGTTCGAAGATCTTGTCCGCCAGTTCGGGCGGCACGCCGGGTCCGGTGTCCGACACCTCGATCAGGGCCACCTCGTCCGTCGGCGCATCGACCCAGCCCAGGGCCCGCGCCTCGTCGCCCGTCAGGCGCCGGGTGGCGATGGTGACGACGCCGGCGCCCGGCTCGACCACGCCGCGCATGGCGTCGCGCGCATTGACGGCCAGGTTCATCACCGCCGTCTCCAGTTGAGACTTGTCGGCCAGCACGACCGGCAGGTCGCGGCCGTAGTCGGTCTCCAGCCGCACGTCCTCGCGCAGCAGCCGCCGCAGCAGGATGGCGAACTCGCCCACCAGTTCACCCAGGTCCAGCCGCTCGCGCCGCACCGTCGACTTGCGCGAGAAGGCCAGCAGTTTGCGCACCAGATCGGCTGCGCGAATAGCCGTCTGACGGATCTCGTTCAGGCCTTCGTAGGAGGGATCGCCCACCGGGTGCCGTTCCAGCAGACCCGACAGCTGAAGCTGGATCGCCGTCAGCAGATTGTTGAAGTCGTGCGCCACGCCGCCGGCCAGCTGGCCCACGGCCTGCATCTTCTGGGCCTGGTTGAGCTGAAGCTCCATCGACTTCTGGCCCGAGACGTCGAACAGCCAGATGCGCCGTTTGTCGCCCTCGGGCGCCACATACAGATGCAGCATCTTGTCAGGATAGGCCCGCGCGACCAGTTCGATCGGCCCCGACGATCCGCCTGCCAACTTCAGCCGCGCCTCGGCGATGCCGCCCGGATCGAACAGATGCCCAAAGGCCGCATCGCGCGCCGCCCCTGGTCCGGTCAGGACCGCCAGCGCCGGATTGGCCTCTTCCGCGCGGCCGGAAAACAGGTCGTCGCCGCCGATCACGGCCGAGCCGAACGGCGCCCCGGCGGCCATGGCCCGCGCCTCGCCGGTCGCCGCGGCGGCGGGCGTGTGAACGGGCGCGGCGGCGATGGGCAGGACGGCGTCCGGCGCCGCGCGCATCAGGAACCGGCCCTCGCCCGCCTGGCCGATCACGACCTCGACCTCGCGCTGTCCGATCATGACGATGGCGCGGCCCGGCTCGCCTTTGCGCGCCTGGGCGAAGGCCATGTACAGCGCCTGGGCCGACTTGCCGCGCGGCAGGGCGCCGGTCGCGCCATTGGCCTCGGACCAGGCGGCGTTGAAGGCCAGGATCTGTCCTGAATCCCACACTAGCGCCGCCGGTTCGGCCATGGCGTCCAACACCTCGATGGCCGCATCGCTGCTCGGCTTGGCGTCCGCCGCCCGGCGGAAGCCGAACAGACCGATCAGGGCGATCGCGCCGACGGTCAGGATCAGCACCAGCCCCGGCGCCGAAATCGGATTGTCTCGAAACGCCGGATAGGCCAGGGCCGCGATCGCAACGACGACCCCGAACGCCATCACGCCGGACAACAGGTCGAACGAAGGGCGGCGGGTGGACGTCATACAGCCTCGCGAATCAGTGTTGCGATCATACGCCCAAATCCTGACGCCGCCTTACCGGCGCTTGCGGGACTGGAAGACGAAGCCGATGATCTTGGCGGCGGCGTCGAAATGTTCGCGCGGAATGACCTCGTCCACCTCGACGGTCGCGTACAGGGCGCGCGCCAGCGGTACGTTCTCGACGATCGGCACGCCGTGTTCGGTCGCCACTTCACGGATGCGCAGGGCCAGGGCGTCGACGCCCTTGGCCACGCAGATCGGCGCCCCGTCGCCCTGATCCGGCTCATAGCGCAGGGCGACCGAATAGTGGGTCGGGTTGGTCACGATGACGGTGGCCTTGGGCACATTGGCCATCATCCGCTGGCGGCTGCGCTGCATGCGGATCTGCTTCAGCTTGGCCTTGATGTGCGGGTCGCCTTCGGACTGTTTGAAGTCTTCCTTCAGCTCTTCCTTGGTCATGCGCATCCGCTTGGCGAAGCGCATCTTCTGCCAAATGAAGTCGGCCCCGGCCGTGGCGCCCAGCAGGATGATCGAGGCCACGAACAGCGAGATGGCCATGTCGCGCGCCAAGGGCAGGATCGCCAGCGGGCTGATCGAGGCCATGTTCTCGAACTCACGCAGATGCGGCTTCAACACCATCCAGCACACCGCGCAGACGGCGATCAGCTTCAGGAAGGTCTTGACGAACTGCGCCAGGCCGTCGGGGCCGAAGATGCGTTTGAACCCCTGCATCGGACTGACCGCCGACCATTTGGGCTTCAGCTTTTCGGCCGTGAAGATCAGGCCGGACTGGGCCACATTGCCCCCGACCCCGCCCAGAATGGTCGCCAGCATGACGGCTCCCAAGAAGGGCGCCACGGCCCAGACGGCCCGCACCATGATCTGGTTGCCCGCGCCCGAGTTCAGCACGCCCAGCATCTCGTGCGGCGCGGCGATGAAGGGCAGCATCTGTTCGGCGATGGACGAGGCGAACCAGCCGCCCCCCATCAAGATCACCGCCGCCGCCCCCGCCAGCGACAGCACCTGGGCGACGTCGGGCGACTTGGCCGCATCGCCCTTCTTTCGGGCGTCCTCAAGCTTTCGCGGGGTCGCCTCTTCGGTTTTCGACTCGGGATCCGCGCCTTCAGCCACCAGGGCCTCCCAGCACGAAATACTCCGCCAGACGGCGGTAGCGGTCGATGAAGAGAGTGCCGAGCGCACCCAGGCTCAGGGCGAAGATCGACAGGCCCAGGATGACGCTCAAGGGCGCGGCGGCGAAATAGACCTGGAACGACGGCATGACCCGCGCCACCAGGCCGGACGCCAGGTTGAAGATCAGAGCGAAGACCAGCACCGGCGCCGACAGCTGTACGCCTAGGAGGAAGCTGTCGCCCAGGGTTCGCACCGCCATCTGGGTGAAGTCGGCCATCATCAGCGGCTGGGCCGGCGAGATCAGCCGATACGAGCCCACCATGCCGGCGATGAACAGGTGATGGGTGTCGGTGGCGAACAGCAGCGTCACCCCCAGCAGGGCCAGAAAGGCGGCGATGGTCGAACCGGGCTGGGCCTGCATCGGATTGGCGGTCTGGGCGAAGCTCAGCGTCGTCTGCAACGACACGATCTCGCCCGCCGTCGCCAGCGCGCTCATGAACATCCGCAGCAGAAGGCCGATCATCAGGCCGACGACCACCTCGCGGATGATCCATCCGACCATCAGCCCCATGCTGTCCGGCAGACCCGGCAGCGAACCGCGCACCACCGGCCACAGCGCCAGACTGATGACCAGGGCCAGCGACAGTCGCACGCGCGGCGGCACCTCGCCGAAGCCGGGGATCAGCATCAGGATCGCCCCGATCCGGGCGAAGATCAGCCCCCCGGCCCAGACCTGATCGGCGGTGGCGTACGCCTCCACCTACATCCCCGCGATGCGGGCCGCGATCTGGCGCATGAAGCCGCCCAACAGGGCGCCCATCAGCGGCAGGAACAGGATCAGTGAAACGAAGATGGCGATGATCTTGGGCGCATAGATCAGGGTCTGTTCCTGAATCTGCGTCAGGGCCTGAAACAGGCCGATCACCACGCCGACGACCAGGCCGACCAGCAGAACGGGCAGGCACAGCTGGATCGTCAGCCAGATGGCGTCGCGCCCGACGTCCAGAACTTCCGCGCCGTTCATCGGCCCACTCCAGCAACTACTGGGCAGAAAATGCCGACAGGATGGTTAACAGGCCGCTAACCACACGCGTCTTCGCGCGGCCCTGACCATGGAAAAATCTCGTCAGCGGCCTTGAACGGCGCCGCTTCGATGCCGACTTCCCCGCCTTCGCCTCGGGGAGCGCCAGCCATTCGATTTCAGACGAATTAGACGAATTAGACTCTCTTTTTCGGACTTCGCCGTCTGAACGTGCGTCCGCCTCGTAATGGGACGGCTCGCCCTCTCCCCTTCCCTCAAGCGCTCCGCTATCTAGGCCGCCATGACCGACGCCCCCGCCTCCAAAGTCTCCCAGGCCGACGCCGAAGCCGCCGTCCGCACCCTGATCGAATGGGCCGGCGACAACCCGGACCGCGAGGGTCTGCTGGAAACTCCCGCCCGCGTCGCCAAAAGCTATCGCGAGCTTTTCCAGGGCTATGAGGTCGATCCGCTCTCCTATCTGGAGAAGACCTTCGAGGAGACGGGCGGCTACGACCAGTTGGTCGTGCTGAAGGACATCCGCTTCGTCAGCTTCTGCGAGCACCACATGCTGCCGGTCGTGGGCAAGGCGCACGTCGCCTATCTGCCGACGGACCGCGTCGTCGGCATCTCCAAACTGGCTCGCGTGGTGCGCGGCTTCGCCCGCCGCCTTCAGATCCAGGAGAAGATGACCTCCGAGATCGCCGAGGCCATCCAGACCGTCCTTCGCCCCCACGGCGTCGGGGTGGTCATCGAGGCCGAGCACAGCTGCATGACCCTGCGCGGCGTCAATGCGCCCGGCGCCAGCCTGTCGACCAGCCACCTGATCGGCGTCGTCCGCGACGACCCCCGCACCCGCGAGGAGTTCATGCGTCTGGTGCTGTCGTGACGTTCGCCTGACAGGCGAACTGGCCCGACGCTTGCGGTGAAGGGATCAAAGGAGGCGCTGACGATGCCCTGGTCCCTGATTTCGACCCGCAATGAGACAGTTCAGATCGCGCGCGGCGGCTGGCTGGACGCGCTGCGTTTCATCGTGGCCTTCCTGATCATACTGCATCACTTCCAGGCCGCAGGTCCCGAACCGCTCGCCCATCTGATCAATCCGATCTTCGAACGCGGCGGCTTCCTGCTGACCAACTTCTTCCTGATCGACAGCGGCTATGTGCTGATGCGCGTCTATGGCGCGGCGGTGGACAAGGGTCGGATGTCTCCCGGCGACTTCTTCCTGAAGCGGTTCCTGCGCGTCGTCCCCGCCCACCTGATCATGGGGCTTTCGCTGGTCGGCTTCGTGTTGCTGGCCACCGCCGCCGGCTCGCCGCCGCGCAATCCCGAATGGTTCGCCTGGGACCAGCTGCCGGCCCAACTGCTGTTGCTGCAATCCTATGGCGTGCATGGTGGCCTGGGCTGGAACGCCCCGACCTGGTCGATCTCGGCCCTGATCGGCTGCTATCTGGCCTTCCCCTGGATCATTCGCGGACTGATGCGTCTGGGTCCTTGGTCGGCCCTGGCCGTCGGCGTCGGCATCTATCTGATCGCCAACCAGCTGTGCTGGTCGTTCCTCGGCTATCCCGTCTATCAGATGCCGATGCGCTACGGCATCATCCGCGCCTTGCCGCTGTTCTTCCTGGGCATGTGCCTGGCCTGGTTCGCCCAGAGGGTCTGGATCGCCCCGCGCCTGGCCGGCTGGGCCGGGGTGCTGGCCGCCGTCGGCTTCTTCGCGCTTCAGCTTCACGACAAGCACGCCCTCGTCGCCCTGACCCTGATCTCGATCATCATCCTGGCCGCCGGCGCGGTGCCTGTGACCAAGCCCTCGAAGTGGGTCGAGACCGCCGCCATGGTCTCCTTCTCCATGTTCATCTCTAACGAGGTGGTCCGCATCGTCTGGTTCGGCGTGGTCAATGCGGTGGAAGCCCGGGTCGGCTTGCCCCTCTTCGTTCAATGGGGTCTGTGGGGCCTGGGCGTCATGGCGGCGGTCGCCTTTGCCTTCGCCTTCCATTTCGCGATCGACAATCCGATCCAGACCCGCATCCGCGCCTGGTTGAAGCGTCGCAGCGCCCGTCGCGGCAAGGCCCAGCCCAAGCTCGGCCCGGTCATCTCCATCGACGGCTGATCGACCAACGATCCTCGACCAAAGTCGGTCTCTTCAGTCGCCTTCCTCTCGGTCAATGTCGCCGTCCACGCGTCCGTCAGGCCGCGCATAACGGCCGACAAAACGGCGACACGGGAGGAAATGGATCATGGCAACCGACGCACCCCTTGCGTCCGGAGGAGAGGAGCACACCGTCGATCGCAGCGATCGCCTGGTCATCCTCGCCTCATCGGTCGGCACCGTCATCGAGTGGTACGACTTCTATCTCTACGGCTCGCTGGCGGCGATCATCACCGTCCAGTTCTTCTCGGGCGTCAACGAGACGACCGGCTACATCTTCGCCCTGATGGCCTTCGCCGCCGGCTTTGCGGTGCGGCCCTTCGGCGCCATCGTCTTCGGGCGGCTGGGCGACCTGTGGGGACGCAAGAACACCTTCCTCGTCACCATGCTGCTGATGGGTCTGTCGACCTTCGTCGTCGGCCTGTTGCCGCCCTATGCGGTCATCGGCATCGCCGCGCCCATAATCCTGGTGCTGATGCGCCTGATCCAGGGCCTGGCCCTGGGCGGTGAATACGGCGGCGCCGCCACCTACGTCGCCGAGCACGCCCCGCAGGGCAAGCGCGGCTTCTACACCTCCTTCATCCAGATCACGGCGACCGCCGGCCTGGTGCTGAGCCTCGTGGTGATCCTGAGCGTCCGGCTTGCGGTCGGCGAAGAGGCCTTCGCCGCCTGGGGCTGGCGCATTCCGTTCCTGGTCTCGATCCTGCTCTTGGGCGTCTCCCTGTGGATCCGCCTGAAGCTGGCCGAAAGCCCGTCGTTCAAGCGGATGAAGGCCGAGGGCAAGGGCTCCAAGACCCCGCTGAAGGACAGCTTCGGCAAATGGC
This genomic interval carries:
- the chpT gene encoding histidine phosphotransferase ChpT; the encoded protein is MTSPHDTDAAPLDLPVDGTELATYIAAKLCHDFISPSGAIVSGLDLMQDPTAQDMRDDALALIEQSARKMVALVHFARVAFGAATTSETFTAREIEGLVSGMVQGGRASLDWRIADGEFTKPQARALTNLAYLTVGALPMGGVATIQSRVENGLLYLEGFAEGARARLKPEAVTGLAGERLVEGLAGQWIQPYWLWLTVNEAGGALRVKVEDGKVALVARMPA
- a CDS encoding response regulator, coding for MDFRTCLIVDDSRIIRKVARRIVEGLGYEVDEAADGSEALAYCTGAMPDVLLVDWNMPVMDGITFLRRLRAMPGGKQPKVLFCTIETRPERIAEALAAGADDYVMKPFDGEILQSKLTEVGAIAA
- a CDS encoding protein-glutamate O-methyltransferase CheR, with the protein product MTPEDFDKLQSLLATRAGYRLSRDRIHLAEHRLGPIARREGYANVEALLTNLWANPVASLAWSVIEALLNAETWFRRDRTPFRILETELLPALSKARPDGRIKIWSAGCSTGQEAWSIAMAAREIGVDVDLVATDLSQRAIEKARSGLYTGFEIQRGLTARTMLRWFEPREDQWIVKAELADAVRFGRANLLDEPTDDARFDVIFCRNVMTDMDPSRRARLLDGLERRLIDDGCLLLGVDESLEGETVAFRAVNGRRGLYVKAPSALRRAA
- the cckA gene encoding cell cycle histidine kinase CckA; this encodes MTSTRRPSFDLLSGVMAFGVVVAIAALAYPAFRDNPISAPGLVLILTVGAIALIGLFGFRRAADAKPSSDAAIEVLDAMAEPAALVWDSGQILAFNAAWSEANGATGALPRGKSAQALYMAFAQARKGEPGRAIVMIGQREVEVVIGQAGEGRFLMRAAPDAVLPIAAAPVHTPAAAATGEARAMAAGAPFGSAVIGGDDLFSGRAEEANPALAVLTGPGAARDAAFGHLFDPGGIAEARLKLAGGSSGPIELVARAYPDKMLHLYVAPEGDKRRIWLFDVSGQKSMELQLNQAQKMQAVGQLAGGVAHDFNNLLTAIQLQLSGLLERHPVGDPSYEGLNEIRQTAIRAADLVRKLLAFSRKSTVRRERLDLGELVGEFAILLRRLLREDVRLETDYGRDLPVVLADKSQLETAVMNLAVNARDAMRGVVEPGAGVVTIATRRLTGDEARALGWVDAPTDEVALIEVSDTGPGVPPELADKIFEPFFTTKAVNEGTGMGLATVYGIVQQAGGHITVSNIEGPDSKIMGAAFRIFLPAAGEAELAEVQPVEVKAKAPRDLSGAGRILFVEDEDAVRGIAARLLRQRGYEVIEAADGEEALLLAEEHAGQIDMMISDVIMPGLDGPSLLKKARKYLGDAPVMFISGYAESDFSDLLQDETGVSFLPKPLDIKTLAERVKQELHAG
- the flhB gene encoding flagellar biosynthesis protein FlhB, encoding MAEGADPESKTEEATPRKLEDARKKGDAAKSPDVAQVLSLAGAAAVILMGGGWFASSIAEQMLPFIAAPHEMLGVLNSGAGNQIMVRAVWAVAPFLGAVMLATILGGVGGNVAQSGLIFTAEKLKPKWSAVSPMQGFKRIFGPDGLAQFVKTFLKLIAVCAVCWMVLKPHLREFENMASISPLAILPLARDMAISLFVASIILLGATAGADFIWQKMRFAKRMRMTKEELKEDFKQSEGDPHIKAKLKQIRMQRSRQRMMANVPKATVIVTNPTHYSVALRYEPDQGDGAPICVAKGVDALALRIREVATEHGVPIVENVPLARALYATVEVDEVIPREHFDAAAKIIGFVFQSRKRR
- the fliR gene encoding flagellar biosynthetic protein FliR, encoding MEAYATADQVWAGGLIFARIGAILMLIPGFGEVPPRVRLSLALVISLALWPVVRGSLPGLPDSMGLMVGWIIREVVVGLMIGLLLRMFMSALATAGEIVSLQTTLSFAQTANPMQAQPGSTIAAFLALLGVTLLFATDTHHLFIAGMVGSYRLISPAQPLMMADFTQMAVRTLGDSFLLGVQLSAPVLVFALIFNLASGLVARVMPSFQVYFAAAPLSVILGLSIFALSLGALGTLFIDRYRRLAEYFVLGGPGG
- the fliQ gene encoding flagellar biosynthesis protein FliQ, which gives rise to MNGAEVLDVGRDAIWLTIQLCLPVLLVGLVVGVVIGLFQALTQIQEQTLIYAPKIIAIFVSLILFLPLMGALLGGFMRQIAARIAGM
- the folE gene encoding GTP cyclohydrolase I FolE, with amino-acid sequence MTDAPASKVSQADAEAAVRTLIEWAGDNPDREGLLETPARVAKSYRELFQGYEVDPLSYLEKTFEETGGYDQLVVLKDIRFVSFCEHHMLPVVGKAHVAYLPTDRVVGISKLARVVRGFARRLQIQEKMTSEIAEAIQTVLRPHGVGVVIEAEHSCMTLRGVNAPGASLSTSHLIGVVRDDPRTREEFMRLVLS
- a CDS encoding acyltransferase, with translation MPWSLISTRNETVQIARGGWLDALRFIVAFLIILHHFQAAGPEPLAHLINPIFERGGFLLTNFFLIDSGYVLMRVYGAAVDKGRMSPGDFFLKRFLRVVPAHLIMGLSLVGFVLLATAAGSPPRNPEWFAWDQLPAQLLLLQSYGVHGGLGWNAPTWSISALIGCYLAFPWIIRGLMRLGPWSALAVGVGIYLIANQLCWSFLGYPVYQMPMRYGIIRALPLFFLGMCLAWFAQRVWIAPRLAGWAGVLAAVGFFALQLHDKHALVALTLISIIILAAGAVPVTKPSKWVETAAMVSFSMFISNEVVRIVWFGVVNAVEARVGLPLFVQWGLWGLGVMAAVAFAFAFHFAIDNPIQTRIRAWLKRRSARRGKAQPKLGPVISIDG